A genomic stretch from Desulfotignum balticum DSM 7044 includes:
- a CDS encoding DUF1844 domain-containing protein — protein MPEEKSFIMEAAKKAAEANKEAVRKNALPKVDFSGFILSIYSSGLVQLGKVGDPSSGEVKKDLTMAKYTIDMMAMLSEKTKGNLNEDEENLMRALLSEIRMAYVEAKG, from the coding sequence ATGCCTGAAGAAAAAAGTTTTATCATGGAGGCGGCCAAAAAAGCGGCGGAGGCCAACAAGGAGGCTGTCCGGAAAAATGCATTGCCCAAAGTGGATTTTTCCGGCTTTATCCTGTCCATATACTCTTCCGGCCTGGTGCAGCTGGGAAAAGTGGGAGACCCTTCTTCGGGCGAAGTCAAAAAAGACCTGACCATGGCCAAATACACCATCGATATGATGGCCATGCTTTCGGAGAAAACAAAGGGCAATCTGAACGAAGATGAAGAAAATCTGATGCGGGCGCTTCTCAGTGAGATCCGGATGGCCTACGTGGAGGCAAAGGGGTGA
- the pth gene encoding aminoacyl-tRNA hydrolase: MSSTRFKLIAGLGNPGETYSRTRHNIGFLVVQAIAEQADTEFNKTRFDANYTRTTLYGQDVFLVKPLSYMNRSGFPLQKLSAYFKIPVNDIIVVHDDMDLPFGVLKIVQDRGSGGHNGIKSIVDAFGSKGFVRVRVGVGHPGTQTGVTGHVLGGFTPEEQAGLDTVIKDAVAACRLILSRGVVQAMNQVNSRR, translated from the coding sequence ATGTCATCCACGCGCTTTAAATTGATAGCGGGTCTGGGAAACCCGGGTGAAACCTATTCCCGGACCCGTCATAACATCGGTTTTCTGGTGGTTCAGGCCATTGCAGAACAAGCTGATACTGAGTTCAACAAAACCCGGTTTGATGCCAATTACACCCGGACAACGCTTTACGGCCAGGACGTGTTTCTGGTCAAACCCCTTTCCTATATGAATCGGAGCGGGTTCCCCCTCCAGAAATTATCCGCCTATTTCAAAATTCCTGTTAACGATATCATCGTCGTCCATGATGATATGGATCTGCCTTTCGGGGTGCTTAAAATTGTTCAAGACCGGGGATCCGGCGGGCACAACGGGATCAAATCCATTGTGGATGCGTTTGGCAGTAAAGGCTTTGTCCGGGTGCGGGTGGGCGTTGGACATCCCGGCACCCAAACCGGTGTAACCGGCCATGTCTTAGGTGGGTTTACCCCTGAAGAGCAGGCCGGTCTGGACACCGTGATCAAGGATGCGGTGGCCGCATGCCGGCTCATTCTTTCCCGCGGAGTTGTTCAGGCCATGAATCAGGTGAATTCCAGGCGATAA
- the ispE gene encoding 4-(cytidine 5'-diphospho)-2-C-methyl-D-erythritol kinase, with amino-acid sequence MSQSLASFAKINLFLHITGKRPDGYHDLFSLMTKITLADEMTLTFKVPGVRVFCNHPLVPQDQTNLAHRAATLFFRSCEKQKKNISVPGVAIDIRKHIPVGGGLGGGSSNAAAVLSTLNARCHDPFSQNELIKMGQHLGADVPFFLYGDTALATGMGETLNQVPKLFPIHVVVCDPGIAVSTASVFQNHDLCLTSSGKYTIETASNILSARQDVDIRPYLHNDLEAATFRVYPEVRVARDEIAQLLQRTVLMSGSGGSLFALFSDEKKAGHGYDRLLTHWAGGKKRVFLTALQQK; translated from the coding sequence GTGAGTCAATCTTTGGCCTCGTTTGCCAAAATCAATCTGTTTCTTCATATCACGGGCAAACGGCCGGACGGGTATCATGACCTGTTTTCCCTGATGACAAAAATCACACTGGCGGATGAGATGACCCTTACGTTTAAGGTGCCCGGGGTCAGGGTCTTCTGCAATCATCCCCTGGTCCCTCAAGACCAGACCAATCTGGCGCACCGGGCTGCCACGCTGTTTTTCCGGTCCTGTGAAAAGCAAAAAAAAAATATTTCCGTGCCGGGTGTGGCCATTGATATCCGGAAGCACATTCCTGTGGGCGGCGGACTTGGCGGCGGGAGCAGCAATGCCGCCGCCGTGCTGTCCACATTGAATGCCCGGTGTCATGATCCGTTTTCCCAAAACGAACTGATAAAAATGGGGCAACACCTGGGAGCGGATGTGCCGTTTTTTCTGTATGGTGACACGGCCCTGGCCACGGGGATGGGAGAAACACTGAATCAGGTGCCGAAACTGTTTCCTATCCATGTGGTCGTGTGTGATCCGGGTATTGCTGTTTCCACGGCCAGCGTGTTTCAGAATCATGATTTGTGTTTGACATCTTCAGGGAAATATACTATAGAAACGGCTTCAAATATTTTGTCTGCAAGACAGGATGTTGATATACGGCCATATTTACACAACGATCTGGAAGCCGCCACTTTCAGAGTATACCCGGAAGTCAGAGTTGCCAGAGATGAAATAGCACAGTTGTTACAGCGAACGGTACTCATGTCAGGTAGCGGTGGGTCGTTGTTTGCCCTTTTTTCAGACGAAAAAAAAGCAGGACATGGGTATGATCGGCTTCTTACGCACTGGGCCGGGGGAAAAAAGCGGGTGTTTCTGACCGCTTTACAACAAAAGTGA
- a CDS encoding MFS transporter, translating to MKQALIHNPMYIYLMVLTITVSGGLHVWQTLFDNFAVNVVHLEGHHVGVIQSVREIPGFLSLLVVYVLLILKEHRLSALSVLLLGIGLAATGMLPSFMGLILTTLVMSFGFHYYETTYQSLGLQYFDKSVAPVVFGKLRSYAALSSMVTGGVVFILVMFLSFSQMYVVFGALVAGVGLWAFTRNPASTDMIPQHKKLIFKKCYWLYYALTFMAGARRQIFMAFAVFLLVKKFEYSVQGIAVLFLINNSINYFLSPFIGKCIVWFGERRMLSLEYLALIFIFISYALVSSPVAAGVLYVLDHVFFNFAIAINTFFQKIADPRDIAPSMAMGFTINHIAAVVLPAVGGLLWLIDYRIPFIAGAGLSVISLMLVQCITGQLKAASADA from the coding sequence ATGAAACAGGCATTGATTCACAACCCCATGTATATCTATCTGATGGTGCTTACCATCACGGTTTCCGGAGGCCTGCATGTGTGGCAGACCCTGTTTGACAATTTTGCGGTCAACGTGGTTCATCTGGAAGGCCACCATGTGGGAGTGATCCAGTCTGTCCGGGAAATTCCCGGATTTCTGTCTTTGCTGGTGGTCTATGTGCTGTTGATTCTCAAAGAGCACCGGTTGTCCGCCCTGTCGGTTCTGCTTTTAGGCATCGGGCTGGCCGCCACGGGCATGCTTCCCAGTTTCATGGGGCTGATTTTGACCACGCTGGTGATGAGTTTCGGGTTCCATTATTATGAAACCACCTACCAGTCATTGGGGTTGCAGTATTTTGACAAATCCGTGGCGCCGGTGGTATTTGGGAAACTCAGAAGCTATGCCGCGTTAAGCAGCATGGTTACCGGCGGTGTGGTGTTTATTCTGGTGATGTTTCTTTCTTTTTCCCAGATGTATGTGGTGTTCGGCGCTTTGGTGGCCGGGGTCGGCCTTTGGGCGTTCACAAGGAATCCTGCATCCACGGATATGATACCCCAGCATAAAAAATTGATTTTTAAAAAGTGCTACTGGCTGTACTATGCCCTGACCTTCATGGCCGGTGCCCGGCGACAGATCTTTATGGCGTTTGCCGTATTTCTGCTGGTGAAAAAATTTGAATATTCCGTCCAGGGAATTGCCGTTCTTTTTCTCATCAACAACAGCATCAATTATTTTTTAAGCCCGTTTATCGGTAAATGCATTGTCTGGTTCGGGGAACGCCGGATGTTGAGCCTGGAATACCTGGCCCTGATTTTTATTTTTATTTCCTATGCCCTGGTGAGTTCTCCGGTAGCGGCAGGGGTGCTGTATGTTCTGGATCATGTGTTTTTCAATTTTGCCATTGCCATCAACACCTTTTTTCAGAAAATTGCCGATCCCAGGGATATTGCGCCCAGCATGGCCATGGGATTCACCATCAATCATATCGCCGCAGTGGTACTGCCGGCAGTCGGGGGGCTGCTCTGGCTGATCGACTACCGGATCCCGTTTATTGCCGGTGCGGGATTGAGTGTCATTTCCCTGATGCTGGTGCAGTGCATCACCGGACAGTTAAAAGCCGCATCGGCTGATGCCTGA
- a CDS encoding 3-deoxy-7-phosphoheptulonate synthase: protein MKKTFDIHVKEFKPLISPTEMKQVLPLTDAAAHTVVSGRKEVADILTGKEDRLLIIAGPCSIHDPEAALEYAHKLMALRREVADKINLIMRVYFEKPRTTVGWKGLINDPFLDASYNVNAGLETARKLLIDINDTGLPTATEILDPITPQYIAGLLAWVAVGARTTESQTHREMASGLSMPVGFKNSTDGRITAAVNAIQAAGSPQHFLGIDPDGRSSVVSTTGNPFCHLVLRGGATPNYDPVSVGRARTILREQHLPDRLIIDCSHDNSGQKFTGQAFVFKSALDQRLEGNSGIMGLMLESNLFEGRQNCPGDGCALKYGVSITDECISWETTEQLIRCAYSQL, encoded by the coding sequence ATGAAAAAAACCTTTGACATCCACGTAAAAGAGTTCAAACCCCTGATATCCCCCACGGAAATGAAGCAGGTCCTGCCATTGACGGATGCAGCCGCTCACACGGTTGTTTCCGGCAGAAAAGAGGTGGCGGATATTTTGACGGGAAAAGAGGACCGCCTGCTGATCATTGCCGGCCCCTGTTCCATCCATGACCCGGAAGCGGCCCTGGAATATGCGCATAAACTGATGGCACTGCGCCGGGAGGTTGCAGACAAAATCAACCTGATCATGCGGGTTTATTTTGAAAAACCCCGTACCACCGTGGGATGGAAAGGGTTGATCAATGATCCGTTTCTGGATGCCTCATACAATGTCAATGCCGGCCTGGAAACCGCCAGAAAACTGCTCATCGACATCAATGACACAGGACTGCCCACGGCCACGGAAATCCTGGACCCTATCACGCCTCAGTATATTGCCGGACTGCTTGCCTGGGTGGCTGTCGGAGCAAGGACCACAGAATCCCAGACCCACCGGGAAATGGCGTCCGGTCTGTCCATGCCCGTGGGATTTAAAAACAGCACGGACGGCCGGATCACCGCCGCTGTCAACGCCATTCAGGCAGCCGGCTCTCCTCAGCATTTTCTGGGTATTGATCCGGATGGCCGTTCCTCTGTGGTGTCCACCACGGGTAACCCGTTCTGCCACCTGGTTCTGCGGGGCGGTGCCACCCCGAACTATGACCCGGTTTCCGTGGGACGGGCCCGGACCATCCTCAGAGAGCAGCACCTGCCGGACCGCCTCATCATTGACTGTTCCCATGACAATTCCGGTCAGAAATTCACGGGTCAGGCATTTGTGTTTAAAAGTGCACTGGATCAGCGCCTTGAAGGGAATTCAGGCATCATGGGCCTGATGCTTGAAAGCAACCTGTTTGAAGGCCGCCAGAACTGTCCCGGGGACGGGTGTGCCCTGAAATACGGGGTGTCCATCACGGATGAATGCATTTCATGGGAGACCACGGAGCAATTGATCCGGTGCGCCTACAGCCAGTTATAA
- a CDS encoding 50S ribosomal protein L25: protein MDLIKLNATERNTRGKGAARRLRGKKMIPGVVYGPKMDPVMVSLDTSEFDKIVRDRGVSGLFLSLKIQGDAPQTKVVMLKELQMDPFGIEYRHADFQQIDMDTQVTVSVPVEILGTSKGVKDGGGMLQIIRRELEVVCKPGDTPERIEIDVTHLEIGDAIHVESIDLGEGVQIPHEVNFTVVTVVPPDAGEEEEVEEDDLLDEEEMAETSEDAAAESTE from the coding sequence TTGGATCTGATTAAATTGAACGCCACGGAAAGAAACACCCGTGGCAAAGGTGCCGCCAGAAGATTGCGCGGCAAAAAAATGATTCCGGGAGTCGTATACGGGCCCAAGATGGACCCCGTGATGGTCAGTCTGGACACCAGTGAGTTCGACAAGATTGTTCGGGACCGGGGTGTTTCCGGGCTTTTTTTGAGCCTGAAAATTCAGGGGGATGCGCCCCAGACCAAGGTAGTCATGCTCAAGGAACTGCAGATGGATCCTTTCGGGATTGAATATCGGCACGCAGATTTCCAGCAGATTGACATGGATACCCAGGTGACGGTATCTGTCCCTGTGGAGATCCTCGGGACGAGCAAAGGCGTCAAAGACGGCGGGGGCATGCTTCAGATCATCCGCCGGGAACTTGAAGTGGTCTGTAAGCCGGGAGATACACCGGAACGGATTGAAATCGATGTCACCCATCTGGAAATCGGAGATGCGATTCATGTGGAATCCATCGATCTTGGCGAAGGGGTGCAGATTCCCCATGAGGTCAATTTTACCGTGGTGACGGTCGTTCCGCCGGATGCAGGCGAAGAGGAAGAAGTGGAAGAAGACGATCTTCTGGATGAAGAGGAAATGGCAGAAACATCGGAGGATGCTGCTGCTGAATCAACGGAATAG
- a CDS encoding ribose-phosphate diphosphokinase: MSGLSIFAGNSNPLLSDRISEYLAKPLGKLKVNRFSDGEIQVEILENVRKQEIYVLQSTCYPVNDHLVELLLLIDAFKRSSASRVTAVIPYFGYARQDKKVSPRVPISAKMVADLLENTGVDRVITMDLHAGQIQGFFSVPVDNLYAAPIIIDDIKTRYPENLVVVSPDAGGVERARAYAKRLHCSLAIVDKRRSAPNQARAMAIIGDVKDKVAIVIDDMVDTAGTLTEAAGVIREKGARQVHAYCTHPVLSGPAIERITQSSLNSLVATDTIPLSPEAQACEKIKTLSIAKLVGEAIMRSYRGDSVNSLFI; encoded by the coding sequence ATGAGTGGGCTGTCAATATTTGCGGGTAATTCAAACCCGCTGTTGAGCGATCGGATTTCCGAGTATCTTGCAAAACCCCTGGGAAAATTGAAGGTCAACCGGTTCAGTGATGGAGAAATTCAGGTTGAAATTCTTGAAAATGTCAGAAAGCAGGAAATCTATGTGCTTCAATCCACCTGCTACCCGGTGAATGATCATCTGGTGGAACTGCTGCTGTTAATCGATGCATTCAAGCGCTCGTCCGCCAGCCGGGTTACGGCAGTGATCCCCTATTTCGGTTATGCCCGCCAGGACAAAAAAGTGTCGCCCAGAGTGCCTATTTCCGCCAAAATGGTGGCGGATCTTCTGGAAAATACCGGGGTGGACCGCGTGATTACCATGGATTTACATGCCGGCCAGATTCAGGGCTTTTTCAGTGTGCCCGTGGACAATCTGTATGCGGCCCCCATCATTATCGATGATATCAAGACCCGGTACCCTGAAAATCTGGTGGTGGTATCTCCGGACGCAGGCGGTGTGGAACGGGCCAGGGCCTATGCCAAACGGCTGCACTGCAGTCTGGCGATTGTGGATAAGCGCCGGAGCGCTCCCAATCAGGCCAGGGCCATGGCCATCATCGGCGATGTCAAAGACAAGGTTGCCATCGTGATCGATGATATGGTGGATACGGCCGGTACTTTGACCGAAGCAGCCGGGGTGATCCGTGAGAAAGGGGCCCGGCAGGTGCATGCCTATTGTACCCATCCGGTTCTGTCCGGACCGGCCATTGAAAGGATCACCCAGTCTTCACTGAATTCACTGGTTGCCACGGATACCATCCCCTTGTCACCCGAAGCGCAGGCATGTGAAAAGATTAAAACGCTTTCAATTGCCAAGCTGGTGGGTGAGGCCATTATGCGCAGTTACAGAGGCGACTCGGTGAATTCATTATTTATTTAA
- a CDS encoding CarD family transcriptional regulator, whose product MGEKSKNTVANVNTSTKKEFAKGDLAVYPAHGVGCIESIESKEINGDTMNFYMMKIVENGMVIMIPTSNVESVGLREVIAENEIPEVYKVMQEKVHNGDNQTWNRRYREYMDKIKTGSIYDVAEVFRDLFQLKLEKDLSFGERKLLDTAQNLLVQELSTAKDMDEISMMKEIENLFQ is encoded by the coding sequence ATGGGTGAAAAATCCAAGAACACAGTGGCTAATGTGAACACATCAACCAAAAAAGAATTTGCAAAAGGGGATCTGGCAGTTTATCCGGCACATGGCGTGGGGTGTATCGAGTCCATTGAAAGCAAAGAGATAAACGGTGATACCATGAACTTTTACATGATGAAAATTGTGGAAAACGGCATGGTTATCATGATTCCCACCTCCAATGTCGAATCTGTGGGGTTGCGGGAGGTGATTGCGGAAAACGAGATCCCCGAAGTGTACAAGGTGATGCAGGAAAAGGTTCATAACGGGGACAACCAGACCTGGAACCGCCGGTACAGAGAATATATGGACAAAATAAAGACCGGTTCCATCTATGATGTGGCTGAAGTTTTCCGGGATCTGTTTCAGCTCAAACTGGAAAAAGATCTGTCATTCGGGGAACGCAAACTGTTGGATACGGCACAGAACCTGCTGGTTCAGGAGTTGTCCACAGCAAAGGACATGGATGAAATTTCCATGATGAAGGAAATCGAAAATCTGTTCCAATAA
- a CDS encoding SLC13 family permease — protein sequence MGDIYVLLGIVLCAFVLFIGGWLRVDLVGLMVLSALALTGLVTPQEAMAGFSSPAVVTVWALFILTAGLTRTGIAHQLGRPLQRLARGSEITLMAALMLFASLLSALINTVTVAAILLPSAMELSRRSGYPPSRLLMPLSLGCLLGGPFTSISTPPNILATDALRNAGLEPFSIFDFTPITGAIVAAGIVFMILIGRHLLPTRSGEAKTGYHKAIGSSYQLDTHIFTTRIPENSPLQGRTLSESRLGSALYLTVLAIQRKGVMMLAPAPNQVLEPEDTLIVHGSPEHLQRIHASQHLKIEPPEQVRDLVSQHLFMANATVHTASPLSGVTLADSGLRREHRVHVTALYTADQTPVRDLRLHRLAPGDQLFLQGEKAALETLAHNNVVDQLHFITPDHPRLPAEEQMALLPVRVPNGSVLAGHDLIESRLGNAFGLTVAGIIRESALIWMPVPHEEIQPEDLLLLQGSFHDLAILQGLQDLDITKQSARLSEELESQQIGATEVLLSPRTTIAGRTLASLMFRERYGISVLAVWRKGRAFRTGLQDLPLQFGDALLVYGQRRNLEALARDPDFLVLDETAAQAPRLEKAKIAVIIMVTVILSAMLGLVPISIAALAGATCMILTTCLSMEEAYRAIEWKVVFLIAAMLPLGAAIENTGAAQMGASALIATVGDMGPRWVVGALFFITVLGTQIIPTAALVVLMTPVALSASATLGISPHLLMMTVAIAASSSFASPLSHPAHLLVMGPGGYRFMDYVKVGVPITLISLVISVILLPMLWPPF from the coding sequence ATGGGTGACATCTATGTTTTGCTGGGTATTGTTCTTTGTGCATTTGTCCTGTTTATCGGCGGTTGGCTCCGGGTGGATCTGGTGGGGCTGATGGTGCTGTCGGCACTGGCATTGACCGGACTGGTCACGCCCCAGGAAGCAATGGCCGGGTTCAGCAGCCCGGCGGTAGTCACGGTCTGGGCATTGTTTATCCTGACGGCTGGACTCACCCGCACCGGCATTGCGCATCAGCTGGGCCGGCCGCTTCAAAGGCTGGCACGGGGCAGTGAAATCACACTCATGGCGGCGCTGATGCTTTTTGCCAGCCTGCTGTCCGCTCTCATCAACACCGTGACAGTCGCCGCGATTCTGCTTCCCTCTGCCATGGAACTGTCCCGGCGCAGCGGGTATCCGCCCTCCCGGCTGTTGATGCCCTTGTCATTGGGGTGCCTGCTGGGAGGCCCTTTCACCAGTATCTCCACCCCGCCCAATATCCTGGCAACCGATGCCCTGCGCAACGCCGGACTGGAACCTTTCTCCATTTTTGATTTTACTCCCATCACAGGCGCCATTGTGGCAGCCGGCATCGTTTTTATGATCCTGATCGGGCGGCATCTCTTACCCACCCGGTCCGGAGAGGCAAAAACCGGTTATCACAAAGCCATTGGTTCATCTTATCAGCTGGACACCCATATTTTTACCACCCGCATTCCAGAAAACTCCCCGCTTCAGGGCCGCACGCTCTCAGAAAGCCGCCTGGGATCCGCCCTTTACCTGACGGTTCTGGCCATCCAGCGAAAAGGGGTCATGATGCTGGCCCCGGCGCCAAATCAAGTTCTGGAACCTGAAGATACGTTAATTGTTCACGGCAGTCCGGAGCATTTACAGCGCATTCATGCCAGCCAGCATTTAAAAATCGAACCACCGGAACAGGTCCGTGATCTGGTGTCGCAGCATCTGTTCATGGCAAATGCCACGGTTCATACGGCATCGCCGCTGTCGGGTGTTACTTTGGCGGACAGTGGATTGCGACGGGAACACCGGGTCCATGTTACAGCCCTGTATACTGCAGATCAGACACCGGTCAGGGATCTGCGTCTTCATCGCCTGGCGCCCGGCGACCAGTTATTTTTACAAGGAGAAAAAGCCGCACTGGAAACACTGGCACACAACAACGTGGTGGATCAATTGCATTTCATAACACCGGATCACCCCCGGTTACCGGCGGAAGAGCAGATGGCACTGCTGCCGGTGCGGGTGCCGAACGGATCGGTTCTGGCCGGGCATGATCTCATCGAAAGCCGGCTGGGAAATGCGTTCGGTTTGACTGTGGCCGGCATTATCCGGGAGTCGGCCCTGATCTGGATGCCGGTTCCCCATGAAGAGATTCAGCCTGAAGATCTGCTCCTGCTTCAGGGATCTTTTCATGATCTGGCAATTTTGCAGGGACTGCAGGACCTTGACATCACCAAACAGTCCGCACGGTTGTCCGAAGAGTTGGAATCCCAGCAGATCGGAGCCACGGAAGTGCTGCTCTCCCCCCGCACCACCATTGCCGGAAGAACCCTGGCAAGCCTGATGTTCCGGGAGCGGTACGGCATCAGTGTCCTGGCGGTCTGGCGGAAAGGCAGGGCCTTTCGCACCGGACTGCAGGACCTGCCGCTTCAGTTCGGGGATGCCTTGCTGGTGTATGGCCAGCGCCGGAATCTGGAAGCCCTGGCCCGGGATCCCGATTTCCTGGTACTGGACGAAACCGCAGCCCAGGCCCCCCGCCTGGAAAAAGCCAAGATTGCCGTTATCATCATGGTGACGGTCATTCTCAGCGCCATGCTGGGGCTGGTGCCCATTTCCATTGCCGCTCTGGCCGGCGCCACCTGCATGATTTTAACCACATGCCTGAGCATGGAGGAAGCGTATCGGGCCATTGAATGGAAGGTGGTGTTTCTGATTGCAGCCATGCTGCCTTTAGGGGCGGCCATTGAAAACACCGGGGCCGCCCAGATGGGGGCATCGGCCTTGATTGCAACGGTCGGGGATATGGGCCCCAGATGGGTGGTGGGGGCCCTGTTTTTCATCACCGTGCTGGGGACCCAGATCATTCCCACGGCAGCCCTGGTGGTCCTGATGACTCCTGTGGCCCTGAGTGCGTCAGCCACACTGGGAATTTCTCCGCATCTGCTCATGATGACCGTGGCCATTGCCGCATCATCCAGTTTTGCCAGCCCGTTGTCCCATCCGGCACACCTGCTGGTCATGGGTCCGGGGGGATACCGGTTCATGGATTATGTCAAAGTAGGGGTTCCCATTACTCTTATTTCTCTGGTGATCTCCGTGATTCTGCTGCCCATGCTGTGGCCGCCGTTTTAA
- a CDS encoding RluA family pseudouridine synthase yields the protein MKIDFIISLPSAGQRLDTIVSQTLPMCPRSRAAAAINNQEIRVSGQRKRPGYRVKKGDRVFGEIRLEQDEKILEPDSQPLDVVHSDSHIILVNKPAGLVVHPGAGHGDNTLVNRLIHHFPDLDQVGTDPTRPGIVHRLDKDTSGLILVARTRHSLEFLQKEFKYHRVKKTYLALVSGRDLAGTGEVDRPVGRHPTHRKRMCVNVDTGRHARTGWQVLQRFDNACLVSVQLYTGRTHQIRVHFYDMDSPLLGDRTYQFRRNRTGRQAYPRHMLHAWQIEFNHPYSGQKFRFAVDPPKDFIRVAASLAHRVSDDAQKVWEQLISGRPV from the coding sequence ATGAAAATTGATTTTATCATTTCTTTGCCTTCAGCGGGTCAGCGGCTGGATACCATTGTGTCTCAAACGCTGCCCATGTGCCCAAGATCCCGGGCCGCCGCCGCGATCAACAACCAGGAGATTCGCGTGTCAGGCCAACGGAAACGCCCGGGATATCGGGTAAAAAAAGGGGACCGTGTCTTTGGCGAGATTCGGCTGGAACAGGATGAAAAGATCCTGGAACCGGATTCCCAGCCTTTGGATGTGGTCCATTCAGATTCTCACATAATCCTGGTGAACAAACCGGCCGGGCTGGTGGTCCATCCCGGGGCGGGCCATGGTGACAACACCCTGGTGAACCGGTTGATTCATCATTTTCCAGACCTGGATCAGGTGGGAACAGATCCGACACGGCCCGGGATCGTTCACCGTCTGGACAAAGATACCAGTGGACTGATTCTGGTGGCACGGACCCGTCACAGTCTGGAATTTCTGCAAAAAGAATTTAAATATCATCGGGTGAAGAAAACCTATCTGGCCCTGGTGTCCGGCCGTGATCTGGCTGGGACCGGTGAAGTGGATCGTCCCGTCGGGCGCCATCCAACGCATCGCAAACGGATGTGTGTGAATGTCGATACGGGCAGACATGCCCGGACCGGTTGGCAGGTGCTTCAGCGATTCGACAACGCCTGCCTGGTGTCAGTGCAGCTTTATACCGGTCGAACCCATCAGATCCGGGTTCATTTTTATGATATGGATTCCCCGCTTTTAGGAGACCGCACCTATCAGTTTCGCAGGAACCGGACCGGTCGCCAGGCGTATCCCCGGCACATGCTCCATGCCTGGCAGATCGAATTTAATCATCCATATTCCGGCCAAAAATTCAGATTTGCCGTGGATCCTCCCAAGGACTTCATCCGTGTGGCCGCGTCACTGGCACACAGGGTTTCTGATGATGCACAAAAGGTGTGGGAACAACTGATTTCCGGCCGTCCGGTTTAA